A single Macaca mulatta isolate MMU2019108-1 chromosome 11, T2T-MMU8v2.0, whole genome shotgun sequence DNA region contains:
- the DUSP6 gene encoding dual specificity protein phosphatase 6, giving the protein MIDTLRPVPFASEMAISKTVAWLNEQLELGNERLLLMDCRPQELYESSHIESAINVAIPGIMLRRLQKGNLPVRALFTRGEDRDRFTRRCGTDTVVLYDESSSDWNENTGGESVLGLLLKKLKDEGCRAFYLEGGFSKFQAEFALHCETNLDGSCSSSSPPLPVLGLGGLRISSDSSSDIESDLDRDPNSATDSDGSPLSNSQPSFPVEILPFLYLGCAKDSTNLDVLEEFGIKYILNVTPNLPNLFENAGEFKYKQIPISDHWSQNLSQFFPEAISFIDEARGKNCGVLVHCLAGISRSVTVTVAYLMQKLNLSMNDAYDIVKMKKSNISPNFNFMGQLLDFERTLGLSSPCDNRVPAQQLYFTTPSNQNVYQVDSLQST; this is encoded by the exons ATGATAGATACGCTCAGACCCGTGCCCTTCGCGTCGGAAATGGCGATCAGCAAGACGGTGGCGTGGCTCAACGAGCAGCTGGAGCTGGGCAACGAGCGGCTGCTGCTGATGGACTGCCGGCCGCAGGAGCTGTACGAGTCGTCGCACATCGAGTCGGCCATCAACGTGGCCATCCCGGGCATCATGCTGCGGCGCCTGCAGAAGGGCAACCTGCCGGTGCGCGCACTCTTCACGCGCGGCGAGGACCGGGACCGCTTCACCCGGCGCTGCGGCACCGACACAGTGGTGCTCTACGACGAGAGCAGCAGCGACTGGAACGAGAATACGGGCGGCGAGTCAGTGCTAGGGCTGCTGCTCAAGAAGCTCAAGGACGAGGGTTGCCGGGCGTTCTACCTGGAAG GTGGCTTCAGTAAGTTCCAAGCCGAGTTCGCCCTGCATTGCGAGACCAATCTAGACGGCTCGTGTAGCAGCAGCTCGCCGCCGTTGCCAGTGCTGGGGCTCGGGGGCCTGCGGATCAGCTCTGACTCTTCCTCGGACATTGAGTCTGACCTTGACCGAGACCCCAATAGTGCAACAGACTCGGATGGCAGTCCGCTGTCCAACAGCCAGCCTTCCTTCCCGGTGGAGATCTTGCCCTTCCTTTACTTGGGTTGTGCCAAAGACTCCACCAACTTGGACGTGTTGGAGGAATTCGGCATCAAGTACATCTTGAACGTCACCCCCAATTTGCCGAATCTCTTTGAGAACGCAGGAGAGTTTAAATACAAGCAAATCCCCATCTCGGATCACTGGAGCCAAAACCTGTCCCAGTTTTTCCCTGAGGCCATTTCTTTCATAG ATGAAGCCCGGGGCAAGAACTGTGGTGTCTTGGTACATTGCTTGGCTGGCATTAGCCGGTCAGTCACTGTGACTGTGGCTTACCTTATGCAGAAGCTCAATCTGTCGATGAACGATGCCTATGACATTGTCAAGATGAAGAAATCCAACATATCCCCTAACTTCAACTTCATGGGTCAGCTGCTGGACTTCGAGAGGACACTGGGACTCAGCAGCCCCTGTGACAACCGGGTTCCAGCACAGCAGCTGTATTTTACCACCCCCTCCAACCAGAATGTCTACCAGGTGGACTCCCTGCAATCTACGTGA